TTACAGCAAAATCGCAATCCATTGTAGATCCGGGTATCTCCGTTCACAATTATAAACATCCAAATAAAGCTGCGGAGGCAAAAGCGAAGCACAGCGGCAACACGGTCAAGGTTGCCAATTTCAATACGATTGAAAGGCATGGCAAACAATACCGCAGCCGCTACGTAAGCAATACGCCCAAATATGCACCCCGGCCTGTGGCGCTCATCGTCATGAGGGATTACAAAGTGAAAGGCATTGAAATCAATCCGTTGGTTTCACCCAGAAACTACAAGACACCAACCTATTTTGTAGATAAGGACACTTCTCAAATCGCGGACAAGAGCGGTGTTGACAGTTCTCCTTATCCCACAGTCGATTAATACCTCAGTTGCCGCAAAATGCAGAGCCAGCTCCTAGTAGCTGGCTTTTGCTATATATGGCCATCAACATCCTCCTATAAAGATTATTATAGTTTTAAAAAATATAATATTAGCAAGGTGCGAGATCATTTAACTACATTTTAACCAATTACTTTTGCGCTGAATATTTGAATTTCATAACTTCAACGCATGATACCAAGTGAAAGTGTTGCACATTTTTACCTGACGCACCCCGCCGCAAAAGGTTTAAAAGGTCCGGACAAAACAACCGGGGACGAGGGGCATTTCAATGTGTTCTCCCGGGTATTCTGCAATAAATATACTTCCTACGCACGCAGGGATTTTTACAAGATATCCCTCATCATCGGCAAAGGTATTCTTTCCTACGGTGGCAATCAGATCGAGATCGATCAAAACGCGCTGGTATTCTTCAACCGCAATGTTCCCTATTCCTGGCAAGCGCTTTCTGACGAGCAGGCCGGTTACTTCTGTCTGTTTACCGACGAGTTCCTAAGCACCATGACCCGTGCCAAAACGGTGAGCGACTGCCCTATTCTGCGCAGCGACTGTATTCCGGTATATTTTATCAATCAAGAGCAGGAGGAATACCTCATGGGCATTTTCAGCAAAATGCAGGTTGACATCGAATCCGGTTACGTTCACAAATATGATCTGATGCGGAATTATGTCAATGTTATTGCACACGAAGCAATGAAAATGCAGCCTTCCGAAGTGGCAGACCCGAATTTGAATGGTTCAACCCGGCTTTCCTCCGCTTTCCGTGAACTATTGGAAAGACAGTTCCCTATCGAGTCCCCTGAGCACAAACTGCAACTCAAAACGGCAAAAGACTACGCGGGTAAGCTGGGCGTGCATGTCAACCATTTGAACCGAGCATTGAAAGAAAATACTGGTAAGACGACCACAGAACACATTATCGACCGGATATTGTCGCAGTCCAAAATCATGCTCAGACATTCCAACTGGAGCGTCGCCGAAATCGCATTTTGTCTGGGTTTTGAATATCCTGCCTACTTTAATAATCTGTTCAAAAAACAAATTGGCATCACACCAAAGTCCTATCGCGTTCACGAAAGGTAGTGATGTTTGAATTTTATAAGATATTGTTTGAAAGTAGTACACATTGCTTAGCATCGCCCAACTACCTTTGCAAAGCAATTTAGCCACTCCATAATCTGAGAATATTTCAAAAGTGGTCTGTTCGGTTACATTGTCAGGTAATTTGATTGAAATTATGCTCAATAGATGTTTCTCCATCCTGTTTTTAACCGTGGCAATCATTCCTGCCAGTCAAAAACTCTCCGCCCAGGTTCTGTCATTAAATGATGCTGTCGAGACCGCGCTCTCCAACTACGCGTCGATCAAAGCGAAAAACAATTACCTCAGCGCGTCCAAAGCGACGGTACAGCAGAGCAAAAAAGAGTACTTGCCCAACTTCAATTTGTCTGCCCAGCAAGATTTCGGTACTATCAATGGACAAAATGGCCCATTGTACGGATTAGGCCTTTCAGTCGCATCGTCCGGATTACCACTACCGAAACAAAACTGGAATTCCGCTTTCGGTGCACTTTACCTGACCAATGTCAACTGGGATTTCTTCGCATTCGGCCGCGCCCGTGAGCGCATACAGGTTTCCGAATCCATTGTTACCCGCGATCAGAGTGATCTGGAACAGGAGCAATTTCAGCACAGCGTAAGAGTGGCAGGTGCCTATCTCAATTTACTGGTCGCACAGCGCCTCACCAAATCCTGGGAGAATAACCTGGAACGTGCATCTGCATTGAAAAGTGTGGTCGTAACCCGTGCTAAAAACGGCCTGATCCCCGGCGTAGACTCTTCGCTGGCCAATGCGGAAGTTTCCAATGCCAAAATCAGCATTACCCAGGCCAGGGATTTCGAACAGGAGCAAGCCAATAATCTGGCGCGGTTAATGGGCACCACCAATCAGCAATTTGTGCTGGATACATTGTTCATTACCAGGATTCCCGGATCGCTTTCCGATACCGTTTCCAAAACAGAAGGTCACCCGCTATTGAAATACTATTCCAACCGCATCGCCGTGAGCGACCGCCAGGCGA
The genomic region above belongs to Dyadobacter pollutisoli and contains:
- a CDS encoding helix-turn-helix domain-containing protein produces the protein MIPSESVAHFYLTHPAAKGLKGPDKTTGDEGHFNVFSRVFCNKYTSYARRDFYKISLIIGKGILSYGGNQIEIDQNALVFFNRNVPYSWQALSDEQAGYFCLFTDEFLSTMTRAKTVSDCPILRSDCIPVYFINQEQEEYLMGIFSKMQVDIESGYVHKYDLMRNYVNVIAHEAMKMQPSEVADPNLNGSTRLSSAFRELLERQFPIESPEHKLQLKTAKDYAGKLGVHVNHLNRALKENTGKTTTEHIIDRILSQSKIMLRHSNWSVAEIAFCLGFEYPAYFNNLFKKQIGITPKSYRVHER
- a CDS encoding TolC family protein; this translates as MLNRCFSILFLTVAIIPASQKLSAQVLSLNDAVETALSNYASIKAKNNYLSASKATVQQSKKEYLPNFNLSAQQDFGTINGQNGPLYGLGLSVASSGLPLPKQNWNSAFGALYLTNVNWDFFAFGRARERIQVSESIVTRDQSDLEQEQFQHSVRVAGAYLNLLVAQRLTKSWENNLERASALKSVVVTRAKNGLIPGVDSSLANAEVSNAKISITQARDFEQEQANNLARLMGTTNQQFVLDTLFITRIPGSLSDTVSKTEGHPLLKYYSNRIAVSDRQAKYYHTLGMPTFSLFGVFQGRGAGFSSTYATDQHAYTQSYFEGIKPVRANYLLGIGATWNMTSILRTKQQVAAQTFVSNALKEEFNLVDQQIRNQLLLSENKIRNAVSNFQEAPVQVKSASDAYLQKSVLYKNGLSNIVDVTQALYILVRAETNRDVALSNLWQALLLKAAATGDFNLFLNQ